Proteins encoded within one genomic window of Tachysurus vachellii isolate PV-2020 chromosome 16, HZAU_Pvac_v1, whole genome shotgun sequence:
- the LOC132859180 gene encoding sine oculis-binding protein homolog A-like isoform X3: MGSELKSFCSEKCFAMCRRAYFKRNKAQNENRHGDQSPPPPGQTEETPPQLMLKMNSNTRVCDWCKHIRHTKYLDLGAGDDRLQFCSTKCLNQYKMDIFYREARAALTTSGSSPSQPENENRPAGESETLLTPESWNNASLERDSKETVSPKVSTPVSSSCSSSSSVRVSVLAQQKERESSLSSQLQTGTPLPSSPPPHAVEPPWVIQKPPPFNRGPINAQPRNPGSSPHQRPSHTSPQVHTPSVRPIPPPQLLHPYPPSMIPCAPTYPHPFPSVIPTLGLPCPQPTVLVPYPIIVPLPIPVPIPIPIPVNSRALGHHGVIRNHQDKEKTGGDVASISPEVAPREWMSEDQEITNGILVEHKVKTEQTSSPDPYSPAFSSHTFPILSVHPQISPTSPLPEDQRQEVRERQVIQRAICRVKQEGEIEFDLNKQTEVEQENGWSRNGDEDDSIAQQMSTKAYTGTLKHTSNSAPENASSPVESPNARASIILQKALNTTSVVTPTSSIVFNNTVATSNSVHSVYSSTCIAAVPSDPEQRTSSGQNSSPRPESEDVKENVAGGREPDLNRFLPTEQTDCQTDQSEENMGGAVESDALTADEHAYARSIPPKLREKNAHTITLASAHTLSHMVTHSWDKSSHMHVPAFEQSGVHSEIEPALKRRCLRIRDQNK; the protein is encoded by the exons gcTCAAAATGAAAACCGGCATGGTGATcagtctcctcctcctcctggtcAAACGGAGGAAACGCCTCCTCAGCTCATGCTTAAGATGAACAGCAACACGCGA GTATGTGATTGGTGCAAACATATACGTCACACCAAGTACCTGGACTTAGGTGCAGGTGACGACAGGCTGCAGTTCTGCAGTACCAAGTGCCTTAACCAGTATAAAATGGACATTTTCTACCGAGAAGCCCGGGCTGCACTTACAACTTCTGGCTCTAGTCCGAGCCAACCAGAAAATGAGAATCGTCCAGCTGGAGAGAGTGAGACCCTGCTGACACCAGAATCATGGAACAATGCTTCTCTGGAGAGAGACAGCAAAGAAACAGTGTCACCCAAAGTTTCCACGCCTGTGTCATCTTCCTGTTCATCATCGTCCTCAGTTAGAGTGTCTGTCTTGGCTCaacagaaggaaagagagagttCTTTGTCTTCTCAGCTCCAAACTGGCACTCCGTTGCCATCTAGTCCTCCACCTCATGCTGTAGAGCCACCTTGGGTGATACAGAAGCCCCCACCCTTTAACCGGGGACCTATTAATGCACAGCCCCGAAACCCAGGCTCCAGCCCACACCagagaccctcacacacatctccacaggTACACACGCCCTCGGTTCGCCCGATTCCCCCACCACAGCTCTTACACCCATATCCACCATCGATGATACCCTGTGCACCCACTTACCCTCACCCCTTCCCATCAGTCATACCAACTCTGGGTCTGCCATGTCCACAACCCACTGTCTTGGTGCCATATCCGATTATAGTTCCTCTCCCAATTCCTGTGCCAATCCCGATCCCAATACCAGTGAACTCAAGAGCTTTGGGACATCATGGGGTTATTCGTAACCACCAGGATAAAGAGAAGACAGGAGGAGATGTGGCTTCCATCTCTCCTGAAGTTGCACCTAGAGAATGGATGTCTGAAGATCAAGAGATTACCAATGGCATCTTAGTGGAGCACAAAGTAAAGACGGAGCAGACTTCATCCCCAGACCCATATTCTCCTGCTTTCTCATCACACACTTTCCCAATCTTATCTGTTCATCCACAGATCAGTCCTACCTCTCCCTTGCCAGAAGATCAGAGACAAGAAGTTAGGGAGCGACAAGTGATACAAAGAGCAATATGCAGAGTGAAGCAGGAAGGTGAAATAGAGTTTGACCTTAATAAGCAGACAGAGGTTGAACAAGAAAATGGATGGAGCAGGAATGGGGATGAAGATGATTCGATTGCACAACAAATGTCCACTAAAGCTTACACAGGCACTTTAAAGCACACATCCAATTCAGCCCCTGAAAATGCATCTTCCCCAGTGGAATCGCCAAATGCACGGGCTTCAATCATTCTACAGAAAGCACTCAACACAACATCCGTAGTCACTCCCACATCATCCATCGTATTCAACAACACGGTTGCCACTTCCAACTCCGTTCACTCTGTTTACTCCTCAACATGCATTGCTGCGGTGCCGTCAGACCCAGAACAACGAACAAGCTCTGGCCAAAATTCATCCCCACGTCCTGAATCTGAGGATGTGAAAGAAAACGTCGCAGGAGGACGAGAACCTGACTTGAACCGTTTCCTTCCAACAGAGCAAACAGACTGCCAAACAGACCAATCAGAGGAGAACATGGGCGGAGCTGTAGAGAGCGATGCTCTCACAGCTGACGAACACGCTTATGCACGATCCATCCCGCCAAAATTACGGGAAAAGAATGCGCACACGATCACTCTGGCAAGTGCGCACACACTTTCTCATATGGTCACACACAGCTGGGACAAAAGCTCACACATGCATGTGCCGGCTTTCGAGCAAAGCGGCGTGCATAGTGAAATTGAGCCGGCTTTGAAGAGGAGATGCCTGAGGATCAGAGACCAGAACAAATGA
- the mapre3b gene encoding microtubule-associated protein RP/EB family member 3b: MAVNVYSTSMTIENMSRHDMLAWVNDSLHLSYTKIEQLCSGAAYCQFMDMLFPGCILLKKVKFQAKLEHEYIHNFKVLQAAFKRMSVDKIIPVEKLVKGRFQDNFEFVQWFKKLFDANYDGKDYDPQAARQGQDVSPTPNPGPQRTSPTVPKTVPTPQRPISSVPTNLKRSTPILRNGVSEAEIIELNQQLMDLKVTVDGLEKERDFYFGKLRDIELLCQENEGGNPVLAKIIGVLYATEDGFAPPEDEEIVEQPQVQDEY, encoded by the exons ATGGCGGTGAATGTGTACTCCACGTCTATGACCATAGAGAACATGAGCAGACATGACATGCTCGCTTGGGTCAACGATTCTCTGCATCTTAGCTACACTAAAATAGAGCAGCTCTGCTCAG GTGCAGCATATTGCCAGTTTATGGACATGCTGTTCCCTGGGTGTATTCTTCTGAAGAAAGTGAAGTTCCAGGCCAAACTGGAGCACGAGTACATCCACAACTTCAAAGTGTTACAAGCAGCATTCAAGAGAATGAGCGTAGACAAG ATCATCCCAGTTGAAAAGCTGGTGAAAGGAAGGTTCCAGGATAATTTTGAGTTCGTACAGTGGTTTAAGAAACTCTTCGACGCAAACTACGACGGGAAAGATTACGACCCTCAAGCAGCACGACAAGGCCAGGATGTTTCCCCTACACCCAATCCAG GACCCCAGAGGACCTCGCCAACAGTACCCAAAACCGTGCCAACCCCTCAGCGGCCAATCAGCTCTGTCCCGACCAACCTCAAGCGGAGCACACCTATATTACGGAACGGAGTTAGCGAGGCAGAGATTATCGAGCTCAACCAGCAG CTGATGGACCTGAAGGTGACAGTCGATGGCCTGGAAAAGGAGAGAGACTTTTACTTCGGCAAACTTCGTGATATTGAGCTCCTCTGCCAGGAGAACGAGGGCGGAAACCCAGTTCTCGCAAAAATCATCGGTGTCCTTTACGCTACCGAG GATGGTTTTGCTCCGCCTGAGGATGAAGAAATTGTTGAACAGCCACAAGTCCAGGACGAGTACTAA